One region of Ascaphus truei isolate aAscTru1 chromosome 13, aAscTru1.hap1, whole genome shotgun sequence genomic DNA includes:
- the MAPKAPK5 gene encoding MAP kinase-activated protein kinase 5 isoform X2, producing the protein MLCASHPNIVQIIDVYANSVQFPHESSPRARLLIVMEMMEGGELFHRISQHRHFTEKQASQVTKQIALSLQHCHSLNIAHRDLKPENLLFKDNSLDAPVKLCDFGFAKIDQGDLMTPQFTPYYVAPQVLEAQRRHQKEKSGIIPTSPTPYTYNKSCDLWSLGVIIYVMLCGYPPFYSKHHSRTIPKDMRKKIMTGSFEFPEEEWSQISEMAKDIVRKLLKVKPEERLTIEGVLDHTWLNSTEALDNILPSAQMMMDKAVVAGIQQAHAEQLANMRIQDLNVNLKPLNIVNNPILRKRKLLGTKPKDNVYIQDPENGTEDSNVALEKLRDVIAQCILPQAGENGDEKLNEVMQEAWACNRDCKLLRDTLQSFSWNGRGFTDKVDRLKLAEVVKQIIEEQTNSQEDFQ; encoded by the exons ATGCTGTGCGCTTCGCATCCCAACATTGTTCAGATCATTGACGTCTACGCGAACAGCGTGCAGTTCCCACACGAATCTAGCCCCAG GGCACGGCTTCTAATTGTAATGGAGATGATGGAAGGGGGAGAACTGTTTCACAGAATCAGCCAACACCGGCACTTTACTGAGAAGCAAGCCAGCCAAGTAACAAAGCAG ATTGCTCTGTCGCTGCAGCACTGTCACTCACTAAATATTGCACACAGGGATCTTAAACCCGAGAACCTGCTCTTTAAAGACAACTCCTTG gaTGCTCCAGTCAAACTGTGTGATTTTGGGTTTGCCAAAATAGACCAGGGTGACCTAATGACACCCCAGTTCACCCCTTACTACGTAGCACCTCAG GTTTTAGAGGCACAGCGAAGACACCAGAAAGAAAAGTCTGGGATTATTCCTACCTCGCCAACGCCATACACGTATAACAAG AGCTGTGACTTGTGGTCACTGGGTGTCATTATTTACGTGATGCTCTGCGGGTACCCGCCTTTCTACTCCAAGCACCACAGTCGGACAATTCCCAAGGACATGAGGAAAAAGATCATGACGGGAAGCTTTGAGTTCCCAGAGGAAGAATGGAGCCAGATCTCGGAAATGGCCAAAGACATTGTGAGAAA GCTGCTGAAGGTTAAGCCAGAGGAACGACTCACCATTGAAGGTGTTCTCGACCACACTTGGCTGAACTCCACTGAAGCGCTGGATAATATCTTGCCATCTGCGCAGATGATGATGGACAAG GCAGTGGTTGCTGGGATTCAGCAGGCACATGCAGAACAGCTCGCCAACATGAGAATACAAGATCTCAACGTCAACCTGAAACCTTTAAACATCGTCAACAATCCCATTCTGCGCAAGAGGAAATTGCTCGG AACAAAACCCAAAGATAATGTTTACATCCAGGATCCTGAGAATGGGACCGAAGACTCTAACGTAGCTTTGGAAAAGCTGCGAGATGTGATAGCGCAGTGTATACTGCCACAAGCCG GGGAAAACGGGGACGAGAAATTGAACGAAGTGATGCAGGAAGCCTGGGCCTGTAACCGGGACTGCAAGTTACTGCGTGACACCCTGCAGAGCTTCAGCTGGAACG gACGGGGATTTACAGACAAAGTAGACCGCCTGAAACTAGCAGAAGTAGTTAAGCAAATTATCGAAGAACAAACGAACTCTCAAGAGGACTTTCAGTAG